The Deltaproteobacteria bacterium genome window below encodes:
- a CDS encoding penicillin-binding protein 2 produces MNAHTRRRSIEAQPVIGRWVRVRVCAAAALLTAGLAGIAVKAYGIQVIDGERYREAARRQHVRTVEVPAPRGVIYDATGAELAVTAGVDSVYANPRQVVDVAGTAAALAAALGLDVRALEAKLSSHRYFTWIKRHVSPAEAAAVRAAGLPGIALAREPRRYYPFKQLAGPVLGFADIDGRGLDGLERALDDLLRGRRVRRAVLRDARGRTMLAGDLDADAEPVAGASVTLTIDRFVQYAAERALADAIAENRAAAGTVVVTEVDTGRVLALASWPTYDPNDPAGRAAARRGARNRAVTDAYELGSIMKVFTVGAALDAGAVRPDQWIDTEGGRYRIGRKVIRDVHPEDALTVAGVIKHSSNVGAVKIAQRLGADRLYAALRRFGFGARTGIELPGERSGVIRPPDRWGDIGLATHAFGYGMTATPVQVAAALGAVGNGGVLYEPRIVRRVRDADGRVLYEHEPAGIRVLRPETAAALLPMLASVFDRGKDGGTARFVRVEGFRAGGKTGTAHKLDPQTHRYSRDRYLSSFIGLAPIDDPKIAVVVVIDDPRGEHHFGGQVAGPAFARIVTETLAYLGVPGTGGQEKDRAAAGRHAAGSERGAAPPSSERGGVGSAGDDEPADESALPFADDARAPAGERDGDRAPALVGLPLAAALDAARDAGFDVTVEGSGTVVAQQPAPGAACPERTLHLVLAPPGAPPAP; encoded by the coding sequence GTGAACGCGCACACCCGCCGCCGCTCGATCGAAGCCCAGCCGGTCATCGGCCGGTGGGTGAGGGTTCGCGTGTGCGCGGCGGCGGCGCTGCTCACCGCCGGGCTGGCCGGCATCGCGGTCAAAGCCTACGGCATCCAGGTGATAGACGGAGAGCGCTACCGCGAGGCGGCGCGCCGGCAACACGTGCGGACGGTGGAGGTGCCGGCGCCGCGCGGCGTCATCTACGACGCGACCGGCGCCGAGTTGGCCGTGACCGCCGGCGTCGATTCGGTGTACGCCAACCCGCGCCAGGTCGTGGACGTCGCCGGCACCGCGGCGGCGCTGGCGGCGGCGCTCGGCCTCGACGTGCGCGCGCTCGAGGCCAAGCTGTCGTCGCACCGGTACTTCACGTGGATCAAACGTCACGTGTCTCCGGCGGAGGCCGCGGCCGTGCGCGCCGCGGGCCTGCCGGGCATCGCGCTCGCGCGCGAGCCGCGCCGATACTACCCGTTCAAGCAGCTCGCCGGGCCGGTGCTCGGCTTCGCCGACATCGACGGCCGCGGCCTCGACGGCCTCGAGCGCGCGCTCGACGACCTGCTGCGGGGGCGGCGCGTGCGGCGCGCGGTGCTGCGCGACGCGCGCGGGCGCACGATGCTCGCCGGCGACCTCGACGCCGACGCCGAGCCGGTCGCGGGCGCGTCGGTCACGCTCACGATCGACCGGTTCGTGCAGTACGCGGCCGAGCGCGCGCTCGCCGACGCGATCGCGGAGAATCGCGCCGCCGCCGGCACGGTCGTGGTCACGGAGGTCGACACGGGCCGGGTGCTGGCACTCGCCTCGTGGCCGACGTACGACCCGAACGACCCGGCCGGCCGTGCGGCCGCGCGGCGCGGCGCGCGCAATCGGGCCGTCACCGACGCCTACGAGCTCGGCTCGATCATGAAGGTGTTCACGGTCGGCGCCGCGCTCGACGCCGGCGCGGTGCGCCCCGACCAGTGGATCGACACCGAGGGCGGCCGCTACCGGATCGGCCGCAAGGTGATTCGCGACGTGCACCCGGAAGACGCGCTCACCGTCGCGGGGGTGATCAAGCACTCGTCCAACGTCGGCGCGGTCAAGATCGCGCAACGACTCGGGGCCGACAGGCTGTACGCGGCCCTGCGCCGGTTCGGGTTCGGAGCGCGGACGGGCATCGAGCTGCCGGGCGAGCGGTCCGGCGTGATTCGGCCGCCGGACCGGTGGGGCGACATCGGTCTGGCGACGCACGCGTTCGGTTACGGGATGACGGCGACGCCGGTGCAGGTCGCCGCCGCGCTCGGCGCGGTCGGCAACGGCGGCGTGTTGTACGAGCCCCGGATCGTGCGGCGGGTCCGCGATGCGGACGGCCGCGTGCTGTACGAGCACGAACCGGCCGGGATCCGCGTGCTGCGACCCGAGACGGCGGCGGCATTGCTGCCAATGCTCGCGTCGGTGTTCGACCGCGGCAAAGATGGCGGCACGGCGAGGTTCGTGCGCGTCGAGGGATTCCGCGCGGGCGGCAAGACCGGCACCGCGCACAAGCTCGACCCGCAAACGCACCGCTACAGCCGGGACCGGTATCTGTCGTCGTTCATCGGGCTCGCGCCGATCGACGACCCGAAGATCGCGGTGGTCGTGGTGATCGACGACCCCCGCGGCGAACACCACTTCGGCGGCCAGGTGGCCGGGCCGGCATTTGCTCGCATCGTCACCGAGACGCTCGCCTACCTCGGCGTGCCGGGCACCGGCGGCCAGGAGAAGGACCGCGCGGCCGCAGGCCGCCACGCGGCCGGATCGGAGCGCGGCGCGGCGCCGCCGTCCTCGGAGCGCGGTGGGGTTGGGTCCGCCGGCGACGACGAGCCGGCCGACGAATCCGCCCTGCCGTTCGCCGACGACGCGCGCGCGCCGGCGGGGGAACGCGACGGCGACCGCGCGCCGGCACTCGTCGGCCTGCCGCTGGCGGCGGCGCTGGACGCGGCGCGCGACGCCGGCTTCGACGTGACCGTCGAGGGCAGCGGAACGGTGGTGGCGCAACAGCCCGCCCCGGGAGCGGCCTGCCCCGAACGAACGCTTCACCTCGTGCTCGCACCGCCGGGCGCGCCGCCGGCACCGTGA
- the rsmH gene encoding 16S rRNA (cytosine(1402)-N(4))-methyltransferase RsmH has product MSFRHETVLADEALALLAPAPGRTYVDGTVGGAGHAVRILDASGPDGRLIAVDRDPDALAAARERLAPYRERVTLVHDSFGNIADVLGRLGVDRVDGFLLDLGVSSHQLDTAERGFSFSHDGPLDMRMDPTRGDTALDLIRQLTRDELADVLRELGEERFSARIAAVIKERARAGDLATTAELAAVVTDAIPAKARRHMRIHPATRTFQALRIAVNRELEELARFLAAFPEWLAPGGRCVIISFHSLEDRLVKRRFRELESVSGLPPDLAARAGERTRPVCRRVTRKPIAPSDAEIARNPRARSARLRACEKVED; this is encoded by the coding sequence GTGTCGTTCCGCCACGAGACCGTCCTCGCCGACGAGGCCCTCGCGCTGTTGGCTCCCGCGCCGGGCCGCACCTACGTGGACGGCACGGTCGGCGGGGCGGGGCACGCCGTCCGCATCCTCGACGCGTCCGGTCCCGACGGCCGCCTGATCGCGGTCGATCGCGACCCGGACGCGCTCGCGGCGGCCCGCGAGCGCCTCGCGCCGTACCGGGAGCGGGTCACGCTGGTCCACGATAGTTTCGGCAACATCGCCGACGTGCTGGGGCGGCTGGGCGTCGACCGGGTCGACGGCTTCCTGCTCGACCTGGGCGTGTCGTCCCACCAGCTCGACACGGCCGAACGCGGGTTTTCGTTCTCGCACGACGGCCCGCTCGACATGCGCATGGATCCGACGCGCGGCGACACCGCGCTCGACCTGATCCGGCAGCTGACTCGCGACGAACTCGCGGACGTGCTGCGCGAGCTGGGCGAGGAGCGGTTCAGCGCGCGGATCGCCGCCGTGATCAAGGAGCGCGCGCGCGCCGGCGACCTGGCGACCACGGCTGAACTCGCCGCGGTCGTCACCGACGCGATCCCGGCGAAGGCGCGGCGACACATGCGGATCCACCCGGCGACGCGCACGTTTCAGGCGCTGCGCATCGCGGTCAACCGCGAGTTGGAGGAGTTGGCGCGATTCCTCGCCGCATTTCCCGAGTGGCTCGCGCCGGGCGGCCGCTGCGTGATCATCTCGTTTCACTCGCTGGAGGACCGCCTGGTCAAGCGGCGCTTCCGCGAGTTGGAGAGCGTGTCTGGCCTGCCGCCGGATCTCGCGGCGCGAGCCGGCGAGCGCACGCGACCGGTGTGCCGCCGCGTCACGCGCAAACCGATCGCGCCGTCCGACGCGGAGATCGCACGCAACCCGCGCGCTCGGTCCGCCCGCCTGCGCGCGTGCGAGAAGGTAGAGGACTGA
- a CDS encoding phospho-N-acetylmuramoyl-pentapeptide-transferase — protein MFFHLFYDVLAKVDGLGFLRVFRYPSTRIIAAAATSLLISFLLGPWFIEQLKRKQIGQTIRDDGPERHLQKQGTPTMGGSLILFALAVATLMWCDLRNTLVWLALAVTVGFGAVGFWDDYRKVVHKNTKGVSGKLRLACEFGMCFAAFTYLFTSDTLDPSVRLALQIPFVDFYQTSVHLPVWGYVLFASVVVVGTANAVNLTDGLDGLAIGPTIINAGTFLIFAYVAGVETTLALVSADGTITQSTIAEYLRIAHVDGAYELAIYCAAMLGAGIGFLWYNTYPASVFMGDVGALSLGAGIGMMAVLTKNELTLLIVGGLFVVEALSVIIQVGSYKSRGKRVFLMAPIHHHFELKGWEEPKIIVRFWLVSVLLALLALATLKVR, from the coding sequence ATGTTCTTCCACCTGTTTTACGACGTCCTCGCCAAGGTCGACGGGCTCGGGTTCTTGCGCGTGTTCCGCTACCCGTCGACCCGCATCATCGCGGCGGCCGCCACTTCGCTGCTGATCTCGTTTTTGCTCGGGCCGTGGTTCATCGAGCAGCTCAAACGCAAGCAAATCGGCCAGACGATTCGCGACGACGGCCCCGAGCGGCACCTGCAAAAGCAGGGCACGCCGACGATGGGCGGCTCCTTGATCCTGTTCGCGCTGGCCGTCGCCACGCTGATGTGGTGCGACCTGCGCAACACGCTCGTGTGGCTCGCGCTCGCGGTGACCGTCGGCTTCGGCGCGGTCGGGTTCTGGGACGACTACCGCAAGGTCGTCCACAAGAACACGAAGGGCGTATCGGGCAAGCTGCGGCTCGCCTGCGAGTTCGGCATGTGTTTTGCCGCATTCACGTACCTGTTTACGTCCGACACGCTCGATCCGTCCGTGCGCCTCGCGCTGCAAATCCCGTTTGTGGACTTCTACCAGACGAGCGTCCACCTGCCGGTCTGGGGCTACGTGCTGTTCGCGTCGGTCGTCGTCGTCGGCACCGCCAACGCCGTCAACCTCACCGACGGCCTCGACGGCCTCGCCATCGGCCCGACGATCATCAACGCCGGCACCTTCCTGATCTTCGCGTACGTCGCCGGCGTCGAGACGACCCTCGCCCTCGTGTCGGCCGACGGCACGATCACCCAATCCACCATCGCCGAGTACCTGCGCATCGCCCACGTCGACGGCGCGTACGAACTCGCGATCTACTGCGCGGCGATGCTCGGGGCCGGCATCGGCTTTCTCTGGTACAACACGTACCCGGCGTCGGTGTTCATGGGCGACGTCGGGGCGCTGTCGCTCGGCGCCGGCATCGGCATGATGGCCGTGCTCACCAAAAACGAGCTGACCCTGCTCATCGTCGGCGGGCTGTTCGTGGTCGAGGCGCTGAGCGTGATCATCCAGGTCGGCTCCTACAAGAGCCGCGGCAAGCGCGTGTTCTTGATGGCGCCGATCCACCACCACTTCGAACTCAAGGGCTGGGAAGAGCCGAAGATCATCGTCCGCTTCTGGCTCGTGAGCGTTCTGCTCGCCCTGCTGGCGCTCGCGACGCTCAAGGTGCGCTGA
- the argH gene encoding argininosuccinate lyase, with the protein MSKGARGRRFASGLAPDAADMNASIGFDWRLLDHDVAGSIAHARMLADRGILAAEDASAIERGLRAVQEDLRAGRVALDPALEDIHMNVEARLIDRIGDAGRRLHTARSRNDQVATDLRLYARAAVDRIAAAIGRLCRALLDQAERHVDTIAPGYTHLQRAQPVRWAHHLLAYVEMLGRDADRLADTRRRIDECPLGSGALAATPFPIDREATARSLGFARPTANSLDAAGDRDFAIELVAALALCQVHLSRLGEEIVLWLSQEFRFARLSEAYCSGSSIMPQKVNPDLAELVRAKVGRVAGDWIALITVVKGLPLAYNKDLQETQEPLYDAVDTVEGSLGVMAGMVGALEFDADRLRAAVDDGYLVATELADYLATKGVPFRTAHDVAGALVRRAAARGVRLADLSLDELRAESDQFDADVYDWLDPAAAVDRRDVPGGPARPRVVARIAELRARWRDA; encoded by the coding sequence ATGTCAAAAGGTGCGCGCGGCAGGAGATTTGCGTCCGGGTTGGCGCCCGACGCGGCCGACATGAACGCGTCGATCGGGTTCGACTGGCGCCTGCTCGACCACGACGTCGCCGGATCGATCGCGCACGCGCGGATGCTCGCGGACCGCGGCATCCTGGCGGCGGAGGACGCGTCCGCGATCGAGCGCGGCCTGCGCGCGGTGCAGGAGGACCTGCGGGCCGGTCGCGTCGCCCTGGATCCGGCGCTCGAGGACATCCACATGAACGTCGAGGCGCGGCTCATCGACCGGATCGGAGACGCGGGCCGGCGGCTGCACACCGCGCGCAGTCGCAACGACCAGGTCGCCACCGATTTGCGCCTGTACGCGCGCGCGGCGGTCGATCGGATCGCCGCCGCGATCGGGCGGCTGTGCCGGGCGCTGCTCGATCAGGCCGAGCGACACGTGGACACCATCGCGCCGGGCTACACGCACCTTCAGCGGGCGCAGCCGGTGCGGTGGGCGCACCACCTGCTCGCCTACGTCGAGATGCTCGGGCGCGACGCCGACCGGCTCGCCGACACGCGCCGGCGCATCGACGAGTGCCCGCTGGGCTCCGGCGCGCTGGCTGCCACGCCGTTTCCGATCGACCGCGAGGCGACGGCGCGGTCGCTCGGGTTCGCGCGCCCGACCGCCAACAGCCTCGACGCCGCCGGCGACCGCGACTTCGCCATCGAGCTGGTGGCGGCGCTCGCGCTGTGCCAGGTCCACCTGTCGCGGCTCGGCGAGGAGATCGTGCTGTGGCTGTCGCAGGAGTTTCGCTTCGCGCGCCTTTCGGAGGCCTACTGCTCCGGCTCGTCGATCATGCCGCAGAAGGTCAATCCCGATCTCGCGGAGCTGGTCCGCGCGAAGGTCGGGCGGGTCGCGGGCGACTGGATCGCGCTGATCACCGTCGTCAAGGGGTTGCCGCTGGCCTACAACAAGGATCTGCAGGAGACGCAGGAGCCGCTGTACGACGCGGTCGACACCGTCGAAGGCAGCCTCGGCGTGATGGCGGGCATGGTCGGGGCGCTCGAGTTCGACGCCGATCGCCTGCGCGCCGCCGTCGACGACGGCTACCTGGTCGCGACCGAACTCGCCGACTACCTGGCGACCAAGGGGGTGCCGTTTCGCACCGCCCATGACGTCGCGGGGGCGCTCGTCCGCCGGGCCGCGGCGCGCGGCGTCCGGCTCGCCGACTTGTCCCTGGACGAGCTGCGCGCCGAGTCGGACCAGTTCGACGCCGACGTCTACGACTGGCTCGACCCGGCGGCGGCGGTCGACCGCCGCGACGTGCCCGGCGGTCCCGCGCGCCCCCGGGTCGTCGCGCGAATCGCGGAGCTGCGCGCGCGGTGGAGGGACGCATGA
- a CDS encoding UDP-N-acetylmuramoyl-L-alanyl-D-glutamate--2,6-diaminopimelate ligase, whose protein sequence is MKLTEYLHDLSGARVAGDPDVDVRAVRDDSRRVEPGDLFVAVRGATVDGHAFAAQAASRGAAAVVVDHELPDVACTQVIVPDTELALGLCAARMYGRPHDALALVAVTGTNGKTTTTYLVEAILAAAGARPGVIGTVNYRYAGQVVPAPYTTPTPLELHRVLAAMRDAGCTHVVAETSSAALAMGRLAGVAFDVAVFTNLTQDHLDVHGSMDAYAAAKRRLFADHLAPGGAAVAFVDDPHGRPMLDAAPAGARRIAVTLGSDAGADVRVAASESTIAGLRAAIDTPRGRIDVASAALIGAYNVANTALAVAVGEALGLPHAAVARGIADLDGVPGRVERVDNDAGLDIVVDYAHTPDALANVLAALRPLTRRRLLCVFGCGGDRDPTKRAPMGAAVAAGADCAYVTSDNPRTEDPDAIIRMILAGVPDPTFVHRDRRLAIRAAVADAVPGDVVLIAGKGHEDYQDVGGRKIHFDDRQEARAAVAARRPIVVDGHAFSRVVIDSRIAAPGDLYVAIRGERFDGHAFCAAAVDAGATGVVVEPGRGVPGAIVIERPDTRAALGAIARDVRRRWGRPVIGVTGSVGKTTTKELIAAALGAVGCPLATRGSLNNETGVPLTLLRLADHYSHAVIEMGMRGLGQIAYLRDIAEPDVGVVVNAGVAHVGVVGSRDAIARGKAELFERLPPHGVAVYPAADERLAARAAAAPRAIGFGDADGADVRLTTYTPAGAAGADVEVVAFGERLAFRLPLVGRHNAIDATCAIAAATAVGVAPADAVRGLANARPAWGRSEVRDVAGRHVLVDCYNANPDSTAAALRALAELRGERAAVAVLGDMLELGDEAAAAHRAAGRLAAELGIDVVAVGAFQAELGGTAADDADDAARIVAARTRPGDWVLVKASRAVGLERVVDALARRFGQ, encoded by the coding sequence ATGAAGCTCACCGAATACCTGCACGACCTGTCCGGCGCCCGCGTCGCCGGCGACCCCGACGTGGACGTCCGCGCCGTGCGCGACGATTCGCGCCGCGTCGAGCCCGGCGACCTGTTCGTCGCCGTCCGCGGCGCGACCGTCGACGGCCACGCCTTCGCCGCGCAGGCCGCGTCGCGCGGCGCGGCGGCGGTGGTCGTCGACCACGAGCTGCCGGACGTCGCGTGCACCCAAGTGATCGTGCCGGACACCGAGCTCGCGCTCGGACTGTGCGCCGCGCGCATGTACGGCCGGCCGCACGACGCGCTGGCGCTGGTGGCCGTCACCGGCACCAACGGCAAGACCACGACCACCTACCTGGTCGAGGCGATCCTCGCGGCGGCCGGTGCGCGCCCCGGCGTGATCGGCACCGTCAACTACCGCTACGCGGGCCAGGTCGTTCCGGCCCCCTACACGACGCCGACGCCCCTGGAGCTGCACCGCGTGCTCGCCGCGATGCGCGACGCCGGCTGCACGCACGTGGTCGCCGAGACATCGTCGGCGGCACTCGCGATGGGACGCCTCGCGGGCGTCGCGTTCGACGTCGCGGTGTTCACCAACCTCACCCAGGACCACCTCGACGTGCACGGGTCGATGGACGCCTACGCGGCGGCCAAGCGGCGGCTGTTTGCCGATCACCTCGCGCCGGGCGGCGCCGCGGTCGCGTTCGTCGACGATCCGCACGGGCGGCCGATGCTGGACGCGGCGCCGGCCGGCGCGCGCCGGATCGCGGTGACGCTCGGTTCCGACGCCGGCGCCGACGTGCGCGTCGCGGCATCGGAGTCGACCATCGCGGGCCTGCGTGCGGCGATCGACACGCCGCGCGGCCGCATCGACGTCGCGTCCGCCGCGCTCATCGGCGCCTACAACGTGGCCAACACCGCGCTGGCGGTCGCGGTCGGCGAGGCGCTCGGGTTGCCGCACGCGGCGGTCGCCCGCGGCATCGCCGATCTCGACGGGGTTCCGGGCCGGGTCGAGCGCGTGGACAACGACGCCGGGCTCGACATCGTGGTCGACTACGCGCACACGCCGGACGCGCTCGCCAACGTCCTCGCCGCGCTGCGACCGCTCACGCGCCGGCGCCTGCTGTGCGTGTTCGGCTGCGGCGGCGACCGCGACCCGACCAAACGCGCGCCGATGGGCGCCGCGGTCGCGGCCGGCGCCGACTGCGCCTACGTCACGTCGGACAACCCGCGCACCGAGGATCCCGACGCGATCATTCGCATGATCCTCGCCGGCGTGCCCGACCCGACGTTCGTCCATCGGGATCGGCGGCTCGCGATCCGCGCCGCGGTCGCCGACGCGGTGCCGGGGGACGTCGTGCTGATCGCCGGCAAGGGCCACGAGGACTACCAGGACGTCGGCGGACGCAAGATCCACTTCGACGACCGGCAGGAGGCGCGTGCGGCGGTCGCCGCGCGGCGGCCGATCGTCGTCGACGGCCACGCGTTTTCGCGCGTCGTGATCGACAGCCGCATCGCGGCGCCCGGCGACCTGTACGTCGCGATCCGCGGTGAGCGCTTCGACGGACACGCGTTCTGCGCCGCCGCGGTCGATGCCGGCGCAACCGGCGTCGTGGTCGAGCCGGGGCGCGGCGTGCCGGGCGCCATCGTCATCGAACGGCCCGACACCCGCGCGGCGCTCGGCGCCATCGCGCGCGACGTCCGCCGGCGCTGGGGCCGACCGGTGATCGGCGTGACCGGGTCGGTCGGCAAGACGACCACCAAGGAGCTCATCGCGGCGGCCCTCGGCGCGGTGGGCTGCCCGCTGGCGACCCGGGGCTCGCTCAACAACGAGACCGGCGTGCCGCTGACGCTGCTGCGCCTGGCGGACCACTACAGCCACGCGGTGATCGAGATGGGGATGCGCGGGCTCGGTCAGATCGCCTACCTGCGCGACATTGCCGAGCCGGACGTCGGCGTGGTGGTCAACGCCGGAGTCGCCCACGTCGGCGTCGTCGGCAGCCGCGACGCGATCGCGCGCGGCAAGGCAGAGCTGTTCGAGCGCCTGCCGCCGCACGGCGTCGCGGTCTACCCGGCGGCCGACGAGCGGCTCGCCGCCCGCGCCGCGGCGGCGCCGCGCGCGATCGGGTTCGGCGACGCGGACGGCGCGGACGTGCGGCTGACGACCTACACCCCGGCCGGAGCCGCCGGCGCGGACGTCGAGGTCGTCGCGTTCGGCGAGCGGCTCGCGTTTCGGCTGCCGCTGGTCGGTCGCCACAACGCGATCGACGCGACCTGCGCGATCGCGGCCGCGACCGCCGTCGGGGTGGCTCCGGCCGACGCGGTGCGCGGGCTGGCCAACGCGCGGCCCGCGTGGGGCCGGTCGGAGGTGCGCGACGTGGCCGGCCGCCACGTGCTGGTGGACTGCTACAACGCCAACCCCGACTCGACGGCCGCCGCGCTGCGCGCGCTCGCCGAGCTGCGCGGCGAGCGCGCCGCGGTCGCCGTGCTCGGCGACATGCTCGAACTGGGCGACGAGGCGGCGGCGGCCCACCGCGCCGCGGGCCGCCTCGCGGCCGAACTCGGCATCGACGTGGTCGCCGTCGGCGCCTTCCAGGCCGAACTCGGCGGCACGGCGGCGGACGACGCCGACGACGCCGCGCGGATCGTGGCGGCGCGCACGCGGCCCGGCGACTGGGTGCTGGTCAAGGCGTCGCGCGCGGTCGGTCTCGAGCGCGTCGTCGACGCGCTGGCGCGGCGTTTCGGTCAATAA
- the murD gene encoding UDP-N-acetylmuramoyl-L-alanine--D-glutamate ligase has protein sequence MDLRGKRVVVVGLAQTGVAVARFCAARGARVTATDRKPLAELGDAAAALDGVVDRLEVGGHDEASFRAADLVVMSPGVPELPETRAARAAGVEVIAEIELAYRFLHPDAPLIAITGTNGKSTTTALAGALCAASGRPTFCGGNLGNMPLIDAVDSDANRPGGLIVAEVAGFMLEFCTSFRPRVAACLNITPDHLDRYGTLERYASMKTRVFRWQTRDDVGIANANCPLTVDGLRQSEAQPLVFSSTGEVDRGACIAPGGDAIALRLPGGGEERYPLADLPLVGRHNVENAMAAYLAARVAGVPPDAVRAGARAFRPQPHRMELVGRRGDILYYDDSKGTNVAAVAASLAGFPRPVVLIAGGVDKGGSYEPLLAALDDVCKGLVLLGEAAPLIRAAAEEHGARYPIVDAADMRDAVVRATELADGGDAVVLSPACASYDMFRNFAERGHAFRAALAAVGAEPVLPASAQESP, from the coding sequence ATGGATCTGCGCGGCAAGCGCGTGGTCGTGGTCGGGCTCGCCCAGACGGGCGTCGCCGTCGCGCGGTTCTGCGCGGCCCGCGGCGCGCGGGTGACCGCCACGGACCGCAAGCCGCTGGCGGAACTCGGCGACGCGGCGGCCGCGCTCGACGGCGTCGTCGACCGGCTCGAGGTGGGCGGCCACGACGAGGCGTCGTTTCGCGCCGCCGACCTGGTGGTGATGAGCCCGGGCGTGCCCGAACTGCCGGAAACCCGTGCCGCGCGCGCCGCGGGCGTCGAGGTCATCGCCGAGATCGAACTCGCCTACCGCTTTCTCCACCCGGACGCGCCGCTCATCGCGATCACCGGCACGAACGGCAAGTCCACGACGACCGCGCTGGCCGGAGCGCTGTGCGCCGCCTCCGGCCGGCCGACGTTTTGCGGCGGCAACCTCGGCAACATGCCGCTGATCGACGCCGTCGATTCGGACGCGAATCGGCCGGGCGGCTTGATCGTCGCCGAGGTGGCGGGGTTCATGCTCGAGTTCTGTACGTCGTTTCGCCCGCGTGTGGCCGCGTGCCTGAACATCACGCCGGACCACCTCGACCGCTACGGCACGTTGGAGCGCTATGCGTCGATGAAGACCCGCGTGTTTCGCTGGCAGACGCGCGACGACGTCGGCATCGCCAACGCGAACTGCCCGCTCACCGTCGATGGCCTGCGCCAATCCGAGGCGCAACCGCTGGTGTTCTCGTCGACCGGCGAGGTCGACCGCGGCGCATGCATCGCGCCCGGCGGCGACGCGATCGCGCTGCGGTTGCCCGGCGGCGGCGAGGAGCGCTATCCGCTCGCCGACCTGCCCCTCGTGGGCCGGCACAACGTCGAAAACGCGATGGCCGCCTACCTCGCGGCGCGCGTCGCCGGCGTGCCGCCGGACGCGGTGCGCGCCGGGGCGCGCGCGTTTCGCCCGCAGCCGCACCGCATGGAGCTGGTCGGCCGCCGGGGCGACATCCTCTACTACGACGACTCCAAGGGCACCAACGTGGCGGCGGTGGCGGCGTCGCTGGCCGGGTTCCCGCGGCCGGTCGTCCTCATCGCGGGGGGCGTCGACAAGGGCGGCTCGTACGAGCCGCTGTTGGCCGCGCTCGACGACGTGTGCAAGGGCCTCGTGCTGCTCGGCGAGGCGGCGCCGCTGATCCGTGCCGCCGCCGAGGAGCACGGCGCGCGCTATCCGATCGTCGACGCGGCGGACATGCGCGACGCGGTCGTGCGCGCCACCGAGCTGGCCGACGGCGGCGACGCGGTCGTGCTGTCGCCAGCGTGCGCCAGTTACGACATGTTCCGCAACTTCGCCGAGCGCGGCCATGCGTTTCGGGCGGCGCTCGCGGCCGTGGGGGCCGAACCCGTCCTGCCCGCGTCCGCCCAGGAGTCGCCGTGA